The Streptomyces sp. 135 sequence GCTACGCCACCGACGCCATGATGATCGAGACCGGCCTGCACGCGGGCTACCGCGAGTCCACCGGCTGCTCCCTCTACACGGTCGAAGCGCACATCCGGTACTTGAAGGACGTCCCGGAGGGAGCCCATCTCGCCGTCCGCACCCGCCTGTTGGGCGCCGACGCGAAGAAGGCGCGCTTCGCGCACGAGATGTACGTGGTGGAGGGCGCGGACGACGCACCGGCCCCGGACGCCGCCCCGGTGGCGACCACCGAACTGCTCGCCCTCCACGTGGACCAGGAGGCGGGCCGCACCACCCCCTTCCCGGACGAGATCCGCGAGCGCCTGACCGGCCTCACGGAAGCGGCCCCCGAGTGGGCGGGCCGTTCCATCGCCGCCGTGCCGAAGGGCGAGCAGCGCGCCGGCTCCTAGAACCTGTCTGACAGTTCCCGCCTGCCTCGCGACGCCATGCACGCTCCCCCGAGCTCTTCGAGCAGGGGGTGCCCCCACTCGCCGCACCGGGCGCAGAGCCAAGTACATCCAGTACGAGGCCCTACGCCCGGCACGCCGAGAGCACGCACCTGACGCCGCGAGGCCGCCCTCCGGGCGACGACGGGAATGGTCAGACAGGCCCTAGCGCTCCAGCTCCTTGTGCGCCGTCTCCGGTAGGCGCAGGTACACCACCGACGACGCGAGGCAGACCACGGCCACGTACCAGGGGAACAGGCCGGGCCTGCCGATCTCCTTGAACAAGGTGCCCACGTACGGGGCCGTGCCGCCGAACAGCGCGACGGTGAGCGAGTACGGGAAGCCGATCCCGGCGGCCCGCACCCGCGCGGGGAACACCTCCGCGTTCACGGCCGCCGAGATCGACGTGAAGCCGGTGAGCAGCACCATGCCCGCGCAGCTCACAAGCAGCAGCGAACCGAACGACCCGTTGAGGGACTTGAGCAGCGGCACGCTCAGGACCGCGAAGCCGACGCCG is a genomic window containing:
- a CDS encoding thioesterase family protein yields the protein MTLPLLHRQVRAEWIDYNGHMSEAFYVLVFGYATDAMMIETGLHAGYRESTGCSLYTVEAHIRYLKDVPEGAHLAVRTRLLGADAKKARFAHEMYVVEGADDAPAPDAAPVATTELLALHVDQEAGRTTPFPDEIRERLTGLTEAAPEWAGRSIAAVPKGEQRAGS